The following nucleotide sequence is from Hemitrygon akajei unplaced genomic scaffold, sHemAka1.3 Scf000118, whole genome shotgun sequence.
ctctgtcccaggatccgGGGCAATATGGGCATCATTggggcctttgataaggttcagcatggtaagttgctgtggaaagtcagatcacacgggatccagggagagctggctcactggatgcacagttgtcttgatggtaggaagcagagagtgatggtgggaggctgtttattggattcgaggcccgggcctagtgaggttccccagggttacaccccattgctctcaatattcattgatatttaaatatatttgcatttgcactgtttgttgaattctttgaacatcaaccattgctacttgtcatctagatcaataatttggttaataatgtacaggatatggagagtaggtttgcagcaagttcaaacaattagtttttttaaaagatattaagtataaacTCTCCGTTCTGTTTCCCTCTGCGCACTCGACCACCCCCTCCCTTTACTGTCCTCCCTGTCACCCTGACATTGGGCATACattcagggtgaaagtgaattattttaggggaatctgaagggggattcttcactgtgtgaagaatgagctgccagaatgagtgtggaatgagctgccagtggaagtgggggatgtgggtttgatttagacactaaagaggaatttgggtgaggacatggatgggaggtgtgtggaggctctggtgcaggtagcTGGAACTAGGCAGTAACAATAAAAACAGGTCGGCATTGActggaagggccgaagggcctgttacatTGCTGCTGATCTCTTTGACTCTAATAATATTctaatttgtaatttccacatcaGTACTTTGCTGTTTATGACTGAACCCAGACATTTACCCAAACaagaattgtaagactcttggctggctacagaaagcatttacaagctgtgtttCTTGCCAAATGGGTTGTTACTAAATACCGACCATGCAGGGCgctcaaacttttgcttcgggcccttttcctttgttgttattttgaaactgtaaaagatggaaattaaaatgtaatcttgcttaaaatattaaagaaatgtgtcatctttgactttatgccttttggaaatcaggtcacctTTTACTCGctgagctattcacagtaacagaaattttgaccaggggtgcccagacttttgcatgccactgttggGCTAAGTGTGCAAATGTAGGACGGGAccacgttgaaaaataaatgtgctgggttttccaaaattgactccttccacctgAGGCCACGaatatatcaatcacccctcatatacattttcatccaaaatgaacaggattcatcactccatgtgtgtatatgcaattgtgataagaaatacagaccataACACGTACATGAGAGGCCAGCTCAGAAAAATGATTCaccactctggaagaaaacaagaacgagtggaatgagtatgaccctccatgggagacatcccaacgatctgagcagacgaGATGGTGACAAATGAGCCTGAATAAGGACGTTCactcccaatgtcattcttcctcagcctgAGATTTGAGGGGGCgcagaacatctcagacagaactgcagtcagctcgacttcttcagtctgcaggaaattcaagggaaacctcttcacccagagTGATGAcaatttggaacccatcaccacagggagagtgagaggtgaagaacaggggaggatttgaaagatctgttgtggaacagaatcaggtccagccggcctgagttgactctctactgtacactaggtgtgttataaattcactaagtaccagagacagtgATTAAAatggaactgatttatttgtcacagatccagaatattaaactccagtcccattaaagttgaatgtgcagcagaagaaactcctcccatgcccagtgaccagggtgcagaactgggtgtggtgagcagcagcaataattgcagagttcagcaccgacagtcactctcaaaattgcattcagcaacagtgatggacaaatatccagcacgcagtttattgaaactctctccccagtgtgaacccggtagtgtgtcacaagtgtaacgcgctgtaaggtttcactgctgatgcagtggactctctgcaatgtttcactgctgaggtaatggcttctctgcagcagcaatgtttagggtaagactagagataacagggttttggagtgtgggactatccaatgacagaaatgttcttccttgtgagtctggaagagagattttcatggccttttgctggggagagatgagaagaagagagagtgggccctttttctttctttttgattacttcactaaccatatagtcaaagtaagaattatacatctcagtcatttaatcacatattgtgtactggtTGTTATTTCAggatactgatttgtaacaggggacacatcacacagcatccacccaaacaagatttcttaagtttggccgggctggggggttatcaccccctatatttagCTGCTAGCCGAAGCAAGAGTTGCATagggttagattactgagtgaatcgcttccgaaatacacagcaggtgaacggtctctccccagtgtgaactcagtcATGCACATTAGGTTGATTTcacagagagaatctcttcccaaagtctgagcatcagatcggcctctccccagtgtgaactcactggtgtctcAGCAGTTGAGATgtccaagtgaatcccttcccacacactgaagcCTGAATTATGCTTCACCGTACGGTCCGCATAGCTGCGTATCTGATGTGGCACCCTAGGCCATACCGTACGCCGTAGCCTAAAGAACACCTTACGAAAATGTAACTGTGCGTCACAGACTGTGAGAACTGTGATCGGTCTGCTTGGTAGCAGCACATTTCCTCCGAGGTACTTCCTGTTGCTTCGAAGTTGGAAGATGGACCAAATCGAGGAGAGGTTACGTTAGGAAGTCAGAAAATATCTACATTTGTACGACTCTCCATTGGTATACTATAAAGACTTGCAAATGGCATGAAATTCATGTAAAGAAATTTCCACAAACATCGGTTTGGACGTCGCGGACTGcacaaagaaatagaaaagcttctctcttttctgcgttgcagtaatttcaataaaagtaactcttgttCAACATCAATTAGCTTCAACTCCAACAAGATTAACTCAGCAGTCGCCATCGTTCCCAACTCCACGAGTCaattcaacacagtggcatagaaccccaacaccaactagcgttttgccagagcaacgcagacacacaaactcacaagtAAAAATGCACACAACGGTGTAGGCCACTGTAGCGTCTACGCAGAGGTATAATTCAGGCTTGAGtctgtgaacggcctctccccagtgtgaactgaccagtGTGCTTGCAGGtggtatgactgagtgaatcccttcccacagtctgagcaggtgaatggcctctccccggtgtgaactcgctgatgtaccttcagtttagatgacaaagtgaatcccttcccacaatctaagcaggtgaacggtcgttccccagtgtgaactctctgatgtaccttcacttgagatgactgagtaaatcttttcccacagtctgagcaggtgaatggcctctctccagtgtgaattcgctgatgtaccttcagtttagatgaccgagtgaatcccttaccacaatctaagcaggtgaacggtcgttccccagtgtgaactctctgatgtaccttcacttgagatgactgagtaaatcttttcccacagtctgagcaggtgaatggccgctcccctgtgtgaactcgctggtgtgccaataggtgggatgactgagtgaatcctttcccacagtctgagcatgtgaatggccgctcccctgtgTGAGCTCGCTGATGAACCAttaggtgagatgaccgagtgaatcccttcccacagtctgagcatctgaacggccgttccccagtgtgaactctctgatgtaccttcaggtcaggtgaacaagtgaatcccttcccacagacggaacagatgaatggcctctctccagtgtgtattctctgatgtaccttcagtttagatgacagagtgaatcccttcccacagtctgagcaggtgaacggccgctccccagtgtgaactcgctggtgagccattagggtggatgactgagtgaatcccttcccacacactgagcaggtgaatggccactccccagtgtgaactgactgatgtctcagtagctgcgatgacaaagtgaatccctccccacagtatgagcaggtaaacggcctctctccagtgtgaactgacctgtgtgcttgtaggtgggctgactgagtgaatcccttcccacaatctgagcaggtgaacagcctctctccagtgtgagctcgctgatgtaccttcagtttagatgagcaagtgaatcccttcccacagtctgagcaggtgaacggcctctccccagtgtgaactcgctgatgtaccttcagttcagatgaacgagtgaatcccttcccacagtctgagcaagtgaacggcctctctccagtgtgaattctttgatgtactttcagttggtatgagcaagtgaatccttttccacagtatgagcaggtaaacggtctctcgccagtgtgaactctctgatgtagcttcagtttagatgacatagtgaatcccttcccacagtccaaacaagtGAACAGCCACTCCTTAGTGTGGACTTGCTGGTGAACCatttggtcagatgaccgagtgaaaccTTCCCTACAAATTCAGcaaatgaccagcctctgccccagagtgaactgactggtatgtccacaggtgggaagaccaactgaatcccttctcacacacagaacaggtggatGGCCTTGCCCCAGTGTGAACTTATTGAtgtcccttcagttgaaatggccatctgaatccattcccactgtctgagcagatgaatgggcaCCCCCTACCCGTTTAAAATGACAGGCGTGCCAGTCGAtcagatgatagagtgaatccctctccacagtctgagcaggaatgcTGATCAAGTGAAtcgcttgctccacttcttaaatatctggacagagacagcaaaactggtgtgtagTATTTTAGATTTCCGTAGAGAAATTCCTTGTGAtttgtaacctgtaaaaagatttacaaaatccatcagtgggtgCAGGACAAAATTTCAGATGatatcacttgagttgtcaagctGTGAACTGACATCACacagttacagtgaagttcaacacaagttggagagagaaatcatcatctaactgggcacagtgctggtatctggaatgaccatcaaactctctgatgttcttcctgtctctataagaaaggagcatttctgccatctccaatctgtgacctggctcagtttgactctctccattggtattattccctgttaccACTGAGCAGCATTGTTTCCTGGCCCcatagtaactgaaacactctcaccgaaaaagccagcagtgcattccacacacccaccactctctgtgtaaaaatcttacccctgacatctcctcggtatctatttccaagcaccataaaactctgctccctcgtgttagacatttcagccctgggaaaacaaacctctggctgtgcacacgatcaatgcccctcatcatcttatgcacataaaaaaggctctaaacataaacaaggaaattacacattgctttgaggatttgttggaagtatacaagatgatgagggagaAGATTGGGGAAATAAAtgtaagcagctttttccaccgacgttgggtgggatgacaatcagaggtcatgcgtaggtggggaaggtgaaaatttaatgggaacatttggaaaagctctttactgaaatggttgtgagagtgtggaatgagatgccagcacaagtggtgaatatgagctcggttttaccatttaagagaagtttggatgggagcctggatggtaggggtatggatttgtataaaaagggcccaaaggatatcggGGACCAAATTCActacaaccacaaactgttcctgctgctaccattcaggaaacggtaccacagcaaaaggagcaacaggctccaggacatcatcttccaccaggccatcagactgattaattgattTCTGTTTTCTTGACTGTCCTATATACAAACTAAATATCATAAGTTAatttaaattacacattgcacatttagacagtaacataaatatttctactcctcatctatatgaaggatatttgtaataaagtcaattcaattcaccctctccactatctgttctgtcaatctagctcccattccccctacaacttattaaAACCacatcaacccccacccccccccccccacactacctCTACCAAGCCTTATCACTAGGATATTAGTTGCCTCttggtctgttcccctaactaacaaatctcctatcacccctttgactttcgTCTGTCAGGTAATTGCCCCCAACAGtgtctaaagtggtccacctgctGATGTGCGGGATAGCAACAAagtactctgcgatggctatttaacctcattcacctgcctgactctcacacagtttcctgtgtcctgcaccttgggtgtaactcacctctcttcatgtcacatctatcaccccctccaactgctggatgatctgcAATTCACCATATCAagatccaactccttaaagtgcaggattacaagctgcagctggatgtacatcttgtaggtgagggcatcagggtcactggaggtctcccctccttccctccaatatcccctctaatttgtaataactgatgtgcagataaatcttgtactgtgcattttttttacccagtgacaagatgtgcacagtgaattttatatagagaggtattcattttcacagctagcaaatcactgtcaataggaactttgatctcctctgggtttgatccagttcatctgcactctcaaacaaactatgtagcaggcctggaacgggtaatgaaggattttctcaccaaagcttttgcacattgtccatatgtgatttgcttgctaaattatgctttaaaaagtcagatttccaaatagcactccatttcttcccacttgcaaattctccagcgaCTTTAGCATCACCAGAAtgcacacaggtaacaccagtttctgtattgtacataaatatttcccctgaagtctcccccaatgactgacggtggtgaactcagtgatggcaatgccaatgtatatgaagggaagggcagtagtctgtctcactggagtctggcacatttgtgaactggaagctacttgttgcccagggcaaaggtgtttgatatcattatgtacccagagagaatgggacaaaacatgtccTCACCGGTAGGAAAGTCCAGagcaagaacacacacaaaattctggaggaactcagcagaccagacagcatctatggaaaactgtACAaaagctgagttcatccagcaatttgtgttgcttggatttccagcatctgcagatgttctcttgtttgtgattggagatagaacaaaggtgattttctcaactggtgatataaaagattttgttccctttctcctaatacttgcatttagatagctggagctcagctctgtctgagagatctatcggttcccattccctcatcggccggaagctccccgggacccatgtacggatcgtggggctgagagagaggggagagagcaggagtgTCCCGGGATTGCGGGTCACGGTGTCCGGATTTCATAGGAATCGTCCCTcagtcggtgtttaagataaaaacacagagaatcgATCTTACCCGCAGACGGtatttccaaggccttctgtgtacCGTGTGCATGCGTGATACCACGTGACGTCATCGGCCCTGACGCCCGCGCATCTGTTCGGTGCTTCAGCGCCAGCGAAATTTCAAACGCACCgccttatgggtaatcacggtgccattaaatatTTCTGCAGGCTCTGGTTCAATATttatacctcatttttttcgtgtgtgtatagaaaaatctgcagctgttttaacgcagaaagcgcccataaacaatatactcaatatcaacgtgtatccaatgccaaagtaaaatgcagatataaaacacaggagattttgcagttgctgggaatacagagacgcacacactcaaaatgctacaTTTTCGAGTGGATTTACAAacctctcctctcactcacttattccgtggattactgaacttttccactttaccatcttacgactttaagcattgtttttcaagcttgatagtttgggagctatatatacgcacaacactgttaacttcagtttatttcgtttaatcttttatatttggagtagatacagataaagatagtggttttaacatcgaaaccagactccattagtgaccttttgctgctggtacgtaacaattgcaataacccagctgtctgaggcacagtcctttaaaattggtgaaaatgacccaacacgttgaaaagagcggggaagaaggagtttaaccaacttcgtccggagccctgaagaacgttacaaccacagtgagctcatcgtcttattcagcctggagaaaatcatgcagggaattcatgcaggtgtataagatgatgagaggcattggtcgtgtggatagccagaggctttttcccagggcagaaacggctaacacgagggggaataggtttaagctgcttgagagtaggtacaggggaggcGTCCGAGTTAAggtttttaagcaaagagtggtgtgtgtgtggaacgcactgccagcgactgtggtagaggcggatacaatagagtcttttaagagactctcagataggtacatggagcttaggaaaataggtggctatgcggtagggtaattcttggcagtttctagagtaagttacatggtcggcacaacattgtgggccaaagggtctgtaatatgttgtagatttctatgattctatgaaattcaagggaaatctcctatcccacggagtggtgactagttgcaacctgtcatcacaGGGAGAGTGATAGGGGAATGGCAGGGATAGATTTTGATattctgatatggaacagaaacatggacaggaacagatgggccgagtggcctctctagtgtacacagtgagtgtggtagagacagtaagtacctgacacacgggatttgatacagaagtgatttatctgtcacagatccacaatattaaacaccagtctagtttaaggctaacatcagcagatcagactcctccaatgctcagtgaccagggttcagtcctgggtgcgatgagcagccgcaagaactgcagaatctgacagtaacagtccctcatgaacctgcagctgccttcagtcaccgtgatggttaaatatttaacacggagctgatttgaacttcctccctgatgtgaagttgctggtgttgtagcagctgggatgattgagtaaaactctttgctcactccggacagaaatgtggcctctatttattgtgaactcaccggagcatcacaaggtgggttaactgaatgagtctcttcgcacacacggagcaggtgaacggccgcttcccagtgcgaagctgttggtgtatctgcgatggccgactgaatcctaccaaaatgagagccagtgaatgacatcTCACTGCTATAACGTCATGGcgatgtatccaatcagatcacggacatggacacgtgttcgggctctccttgcagcgagtggggcgctgtcttctccgccatctccgcctccacattcaaggattggcggcattcaagcgctggtgaactgacagatacagcggaactaacgAGCAATCACAAAGCAACTaacgtgtttgtgattcccatacTTAAATCCTTTGACTTTTCTAAGCTGGTAAAAGTTTACAAACcacgtcagtgggtgaaggacagcATTTCAGTTCAGATAATTTTAGTTTCTACGGTGCTTTCTGAGAAAAACACTGTCACAACTCAAAATAATTTGGGGGgacaagacttcatcttctaactggccacagttcctgcatcaggcacaatatcaaactctctgcttccctctctgtatcaaaatggatcatccCTCCCTTTCattagtctgtgacttggctcagtttgtctgtctccttcgcattctgagcaagcgccacacacctactgagatcacattttatttacacggctgtgactagagactttctgattattatgtccctccaggcatttgacggtggtaaactcagagtcagcaatggtattgaacctcaggagtaggtgattaggctttttcgttggagatcgataaactgccggtagtgtgtgtctggatgagtgggtcgttttcagactggaaggaggtagcgtttggagtaccccagagatcagtccctgaccacagttgttcacagtttaacgtcctggcggaggcagcgagatgtgagatgccccagtctgctggtgaggcagaaagagtggagttgggggaggggaggatattcacatgcaatttcgtagctttgcaatcagtacatagtgcactgtggggctgcagtggcgggttccaatctgctaattagatttgctgacGGCATTACATTGATCCGCCGGATCCCAAATAGTAACGAAGCATCATGAcacaatattgatcatgacacaatgtattttatatattgttaatgacataaaacatatttacagattgttactgacagagaatcgtataatttatgttccgtgtgttatctgaatgtacttgcctgtgatgctgccacaagtcagtgtttctctgtccctgtaccttcccgtacttgtgcacttggcaataaattcaacaggacctgagaaatctcagtgagatttgattagtgatgatcatcttggcagctcggtaggtcgaatgtatgcgacagtacactgttaaatgcaaaaccctgaacagtgttgatgatcagagggatcttagactccaagttcatcgctccctgaaagagactgcacagattgatcgggtggttaagaaagcaaatgacatggttgtctttattagttgaagcattgagttcaaaagtcgggaagttgtgttgcggctgttacgagcctgcgatcgtactgtgactgtttctttaagagcgccggcgtgaggaggcatggctatgacgtcagtcacagacCGACAGCGgtaactgtggactgaaccataagagagagagagcgatctagatagatagatagatagatagatactttattcatccccatggggaaattctacatttttttccaatgtcccatacacttgttgtagcaaaactaattacatacaatacttaactcagtaaaaatatgatatgcatctaaatcactctctcaaaaagcattaataatagctttttaaaaggtcttaagtagtttacttaaatacattgagtcttagcccggcactttaacatatcttactcctggcggttgaattgtaaagccgaatggcattggggagtattgatctcttcatcctgtctgaggagcattgcatcgatagcaacctgtcgctgaaactgcttctctgtctctggatggtgctatgtagaggatgttcagggttttccataattgaccgtagcctactcagcgcccttcgctctgctaccgatgttatactctccagtactttgcccacgacagagcccgccttccttaccagcttattaagacgtgaggcgtccctcttcttaatgctgcctccccaacacgccaccacaaagaacagggcgctctccacaactgacctatagaacatcttcagcatttcactacagacattgaatgacaccaaccttcttaggaagtacagtcgactctgtgccttcctgcacaaggcatctgtgttggcagtccagtctagcttctcgtctaactgtactcccagatacttgtaggtcttgtaggtacttgtaggtcttctgctccacacattctccattaatgatcactggctccatatgaggcctagatctcctaaagtccaccaccatctccttggtcttggtgatattgagacgcaggtagtttgagttgcaccatatcacaaagtcctgtatcagtttcctatactcttcctcctgtccattcctgacacaccccactatggccgtgtcatcagcgaacttctgcacatggcaggactccgagttgtattggaagtctgatgtgtacagggtgaacaggaccggagagagcacggtcccctgcggtgctcctgtgctgctgaccaccgtgtcagacctacagtctcccaaccgcacatactgaggtctatctgtcaagtagtccactatccaatccaccatgtgagagtctactcccatctccgttagtttgtgccttaagatcttgggctggatggtgttaaaggcactagagaagtccaggaatgtaatcctcacagcaccactgaccccatctaggtgagagagtgatttgtgcagcaaatacgtgatagcatcctccactcccaccttctccttatatgcaaactgaagaggatcctgggcgtgcctggtttgtggcctcagattctgtattatcagccgctccatggtcttcatcacgtgcgacgtcaaggcaacaggtctgaagtcattcaactcctttggttgtggtttcttcggtaccgggataatacaggatgttttccactgtctggttactcttctctgctccaggctcatgttgaagatgcgctgtagtggttctcccagctcagtcgcacaggccctcagtaatcgtggggaaactccatccggtccagccgccttgctggtacagatcttcctcagttgaccttccacctgtgcagccgtaatcctgggcttgggctgtcgtggtttttcgtgcttttcaaatgaccaggagacgcagaaaattcttcaagaagggttaaactttaatttgcaaatc
It contains:
- the LOC140723534 gene encoding uncharacterized protein gives rise to the protein MVHQQVHTKEWLFTCLDCGKGFTMSSKLKLHQRVHTGERPFTCSYCGKGFTCSYQLKVHQRIHTGERPFTCSDCGKGFTRSSELKVHQRVHTGERPFTCSDCGKGFTCSSKLKVHQRAHTGERLFTCSDCGKGFTQSAHLQAHRSVHTGERPFTCSYCGEGFTLSSQLLRHQSVHTGEWPFTCSVCGKGFTQSSTLMAHQRVHTGERPFTCSDCGKGFTLSSKLKVHQRIHTGERPFICSVCGKGFTCSPDLKVHQRVHTGERPFRCSDCGKGFTRSSHLMVHQRAHTGERPFTCSDCGKGFTQSSHLLAHQRVHTGERPFTCSDCGKRFTQSSQVKVHQRVHTGERPFTCLDCGKGFTRSSKLKVHQRIHTGERPFTCSDCGKRFTQSSQVKVHQRVHTGERPFTCLDCGKGFTLSSKLKVHQRVHTGERPFTCSDCGKGFTQSYHLQAHWSVHTGERPFTDSSLNYTSA